A window of Micrococcus endophyticus contains these coding sequences:
- a CDS encoding metallopeptidase family protein, with protein sequence MSHPPSPGTPASAWMSEQEFDDAVSAALTRIPDELARLLTNVVVVVEDEYEPQRWEDPDTELFGLYEGVPLTERAEMPWQMPDRIVVFRGPLTRHCTSRAELEHEITVTVMHEVGHFFGIDEERLHELGWG encoded by the coding sequence GTGAGCCACCCGCCCTCCCCCGGGACCCCCGCCTCCGCCTGGATGAGCGAGCAGGAGTTCGACGACGCCGTCTCCGCCGCCCTCACCCGCATCCCGGACGAGCTGGCGCGCCTGCTGACGAACGTCGTCGTGGTGGTGGAGGACGAGTACGAGCCGCAGCGCTGGGAGGACCCGGACACCGAGCTGTTCGGCCTCTACGAGGGCGTCCCGCTGACCGAGCGCGCCGAGATGCCGTGGCAGATGCCGGACCGGATCGTGGTGTTCCGCGGCCCGCTCACCCGCCACTGCACCTCCCGCGCCGAGCTGGAGCACGAGATCACCGTGACCGTGATGCACGAGGTGGGGCACTTCTTCGGGATCGACGAGGAGCGCCTGCACGAGCTCGGCTGGGGCTGA
- a CDS encoding cysteine hydrolase family protein, protein MPDSAPAPEPIAGERPSGGETALVVVDMQYSYFEHPDLAARQAELTEAVVELVRTAVEAGRPVVLVRTEHERDRSTWTLNMLEDGEGFAFPGTRQAAVLDEVARAARGAVEVVKTRDSAFHRTDLDAQLRRRGVGRLLLCGVSTHSCVFQTATDAFARDFHAATAVDAIASEDPRLSAAMLEFLRDEMRQPLLGREDALALLRTGLVPDQG, encoded by the coding sequence ATGCCCGACTCCGCACCCGCCCCCGAGCCGATCGCCGGAGAGCGCCCTTCCGGCGGCGAGACCGCCCTCGTGGTGGTCGACATGCAGTACTCCTACTTCGAGCATCCCGACCTGGCCGCCCGTCAGGCGGAGCTCACGGAGGCCGTCGTCGAGCTGGTGCGGACCGCCGTGGAGGCGGGCCGGCCCGTGGTGCTGGTGCGCACGGAGCACGAGCGGGACCGCTCCACGTGGACCCTGAACATGCTCGAGGACGGCGAGGGCTTCGCGTTCCCCGGCACGCGCCAGGCGGCCGTGCTGGACGAGGTGGCGCGCGCGGCCCGCGGCGCCGTGGAGGTGGTGAAGACCCGCGACTCGGCCTTCCACCGCACCGACCTGGACGCGCAGCTGCGGCGGCGCGGCGTGGGCCGGCTGCTGCTCTGCGGCGTCTCCACCCACAGCTGCGTGTTCCAGACCGCCACGGACGCCTTCGCCCGCGACTTCCACGCTGCCACGGCGGTGGACGCGATCGCCTCGGAGGACCCGCGGCTCTCGGCCGCGATGCTCGAGTTCCTGCGCGACGAGATGCGCCAGCCGCTCCTGGGGCGGGAGGACGCGCTCGCCCTGCTGCGCACGGGCCTCGTGCCGGACCAGGGCTGA